In Lactuca sativa cultivar Salinas chromosome 5, Lsat_Salinas_v11, whole genome shotgun sequence, the DNA window GAcgaatcaataaaaaaaataccaCTAAAATAAATTTCCATCGGAATACTCtaagataaataaaaaaaaaatataagtccCACTCTCTTTTTTTCTTTACTTTTTGACCACGTCATGAATGGTAAAATCGGTGGAGCCTAGGTTCACCGTCATACCATCAGCATCACTCCTTTCAAGCCATGAAAAAAATTCAGTCCaaagattaatgaaaaaaaaaaaaaaaattagtccaatctctttctctctttaCTTCTCGACCTTGACATCAACGGTTGAAACACGGCACTCTCTTTTCTACCCTTCTTGGAAACAGTCAGTGTAACGTATGCAAATCCAACTCTACCCATCTGCAATATGTATTCCGGCAACGCATTTCCATCTTATTGATGCAATGGATGCTTATACCCATGGGGTTTCCCTGTAATATACGCATGGACAGCCATACCATGATGGACATCGACAGTTGGACCTGTGAGATGCGATCTCAGTCAGACCTTGCCATGTCGTACAGTAGCGGTGCTCAGCCACCGTCCATCGGAAATGTGAGGCAAATCGTCGTTTCTGAACCATCCGGCAGTAATCAGATGTACAGCGATGGACAGCCACCATCGGTCAACGGCGTATGTAGACAAGCACCATCTCAAAGTGAGGCATCTGAAGGTCCTGATGAGCATGAAGTTCAGCAGGTTATACTTTAATTAAATCATGGGGTATGATTAATTTCTTGAGTATCTAATCCTGAATCTGAGTTGGTTTAATGCATATGTAGGCCTTTAATGATTTAATATATAACACCCATTAATACTTAATTAATCGAAACTGTATTTTGGATTGATTAGGTGATCTACAAGAGAGGAGCAAATGATATTACTGCATATGTAGGCCATGACGATCGTACACAAGACCTGGTTTCAGGGTTTTCTGGTTCGAATGTTTTCCAATCAGTTGGAGTTAAACCTGTGAATTTGAACTCACTTGATTTGGCCATAAACGAAAATGGTTACTTGAACAGCAGTGTTCGGGTCCCACCACCACAAAGGTTTCAGCAAATGCCGACCTATGTCAAGGTTTGCTATCTGTTTAGATATTAGAAATTAGTGGGCTTGTTTTAATCTCTTGTCTTTTTGTCTATCTTTTATATATTGGAAGTGTTAGAATATAAAAGTGTTATTTGGATTGGTGTAGGTGTACAAGAGAGGAGAAGTTGAAAGGTCAATTGATATTAGTGCATATTCAGGGTTTTATTATCTTAAACAAGAATTGGGTCGGATCTTTGGAATGGAGGGTCAACTGGACTATGCACTGAGAAGTGGCTGGCAACTTGCATTTTTGGATCGTGACAATGGCACTCTCCTTCTTGGGGATGATCCTTGGGAGTAAGTCCACAAATCTACTCGATGTTATATCTCCCATGAAAACGATGGCGTTTCATTAGAGACACTATTACGTACACATGTGTATTTTGATTACTCTTGAATCATGACAATTGACAAATATGCTTTTAGATCACATAAACAATTGACAAATATGCTTTTACACTTGAATCTTAATGTGTTTTTTTAATGAATTAATTCAAAATATTATTTAAGTTTCTTTGTTGACAATTTCGGAGTGGTTTTAACGACTGTTTGTAGTATTTCTTTATCTATTGTTGTGGCCATTGTGGCGTTTTCTTAGTTTGGTTTCCTCTCATCGAATTTTCAATGAATTTCATTGAACGCTTATGTTTTGCAAAAAGAAACATAAGCCTTCGTCTTTGTTCATTAGATATTTGCATGTCATGGTATATagtaatattttatgaattggATTTTCGTGTATGCATTTCAGGGTGTTTGTAAAAAGCGTATGGTGCATCAAGCTCTTATCTCCTCGAGAAGTCTTGGAAATTGCCATGGGTGGTGGAACTGTTTAAACAGTTTAAAGGTCGTGATAAATGTGG includes these proteins:
- the LOC111918645 gene encoding auxin response factor 21 — encoded protein: MQWMLIPMGFPCNIRMDSHTMMDIDSWTCEMRSQSDLAMSYSSGAQPPSIGNVRQIVVSEPSGSNQMYSDGQPPSVNGVCRQAPSQSEASEGPDEHEVQQVIYKRGANDITAYVGHDDRTQDLVSGFSGSNVFQSVGVKPVNLNSLDLAINENGYLNSSVRVPPPQRFQQMPTYVKVYKRGEVERSIDISAYSGFYYLKQELGRIFGMEGQLDYALRSGWQLAFLDRDNGTLLLGDDPWEVFVKSVWCIKLLSPREVLEIAMGGGTV